The following proteins come from a genomic window of Pararhodobacter sp.:
- the pobA gene encoding 4-hydroxybenzoate 3-monooxygenase: MKTQVCIIGGGPSGLMLSQLLHLKGIETIVLERQSREYVLGRIRAGVLERGFVELMREAQCGERMDAEGEIHHGFYISDNGTMRLVDLEKHTGGSSVVVYGQTELTRDLYEARDKMNGKVIHNVEDVALHNLNEATPPYVTYRSGDDIVRIDCDFVIGADGFHGPSRKAIPKDVLREYEKVYPFGWLGVLSRTKPVNPELIYASSDRGFALCSLRSQVLSRYYIQVPLTDQVEDWSDDAFWDELKTRLPDDVAARLETGPSIEKSIAPLRSFVAEPMRYGNLFLAGDAAHIVPPTGAKGLNTAASDIYYLYHGMLDHYLKGDGSGLESYSEKALARVWKAQRFSWWMTSLLHTFPDTTAFDQKLRSAEIGYLFSSDAALSSAAENYVGLPF; the protein is encoded by the coding sequence ATGAAAACTCAGGTCTGTATCATTGGCGGCGGTCCCTCGGGCTTGATGCTTTCGCAATTGCTGCATCTCAAGGGGATCGAGACCATCGTTCTGGAGCGCCAAAGTCGCGAATATGTGCTGGGCCGGATCCGCGCGGGCGTGTTGGAGCGCGGCTTTGTGGAGTTGATGCGCGAGGCTCAATGCGGTGAGCGCATGGATGCGGAAGGCGAGATTCATCACGGATTTTACATCTCGGACAACGGCACAATGCGGCTGGTTGATCTGGAGAAACACACCGGCGGTTCGTCGGTTGTGGTGTATGGCCAGACCGAATTGACCCGCGACCTGTATGAGGCCCGCGACAAGATGAATGGCAAGGTCATTCACAACGTCGAGGATGTGGCGCTGCACAACCTCAACGAGGCAACGCCGCCCTATGTGACCTATCGCAGCGGCGATGACATCGTGCGCATTGATTGCGATTTCGTGATTGGTGCGGACGGGTTCCACGGGCCCAGCCGCAAGGCGATTCCCAAGGATGTGCTGCGCGAATACGAGAAGGTGTATCCGTTCGGCTGGCTGGGCGTGTTGAGCCGCACGAAACCGGTGAACCCAGAGCTGATCTATGCCAGCAGCGACCGTGGATTTGCGCTGTGCTCGCTGCGCAGTCAGGTGTTGAGCCGCTATTATATCCAGGTGCCGCTGACCGATCAGGTCGAGGATTGGTCGGATGATGCCTTCTGGGATGAGTTGAAAACCCGTCTGCCGGACGATGTCGCCGCGCGCCTGGAAACCGGGCCGTCGATCGAGAAATCCATTGCACCCTTGCGGTCTTTCGTGGCTGAACCGATGCGCTATGGCAATCTGTTCCTGGCCGGTGACGCCGCGCATATCGTGCCGCCAACCGGCGCCAAGGGTTTGAACACCGCCGCGTCGGATATCTACTATCTCTATCACGGGATGCTGGATCATTATCTGAAAGGCGATGGTTCCGGGTTGGAAAGCTATTCCGAAAAGGCCTTGGCGCGGGTCTGGAAAGCGCAGCGCTTCAGCTGGTGGATGACCTCGCTGTTGCACACGTTCCCCGACACGACCGCGTTTGATCAAAAGCTGCGCTCGGCGGAAATCGGGTATCTGTTCAGTTCCGACGCGGCCCTGAGTTCAGCGGCAGAAAATTACGTCGGGCTGCCGTTCTGA
- a CDS encoding class III extradiol dioxygenase family protein, whose amino-acid sequence MAKILGGITTSHIPAVGNAIQRNLQDDPYWKPFFDGYPKIHEWIKANKPDYVINIYNDHGLGFFLDKMPTFAIGAAHEYKGEDEGWGLPELDPFPGAPELSWHIIESMVADEFDITSCQELAVDHGFVVPMQLFWPGAPHNPDMPRAVPISANTVQHPIPTLKRALDFGRSLGKALRSFPEDAKIVVLGTGGLSHQLDGQRAGFINKDFDQYCLENIVHNPEVLTKITRMELVEKAGAQGTEFLMWMMMRGALGDNVTEITRNYHIPISNTAAGTLLLECQD is encoded by the coding sequence ATGGCGAAAATTCTTGGCGGTATCACAACCTCCCACATTCCCGCAGTGGGCAATGCAATTCAGCGCAACCTGCAAGATGACCCGTATTGGAAGCCGTTTTTCGATGGTTACCCGAAGATTCACGAATGGATCAAGGCGAACAAGCCCGACTATGTGATCAACATCTATAATGATCACGGGTTGGGGTTTTTCCTCGACAAGATGCCGACTTTCGCGATCGGGGCGGCGCATGAATACAAGGGCGAGGATGAGGGTTGGGGCCTGCCGGAACTCGATCCGTTCCCCGGCGCGCCGGAACTGAGCTGGCATATCATTGAATCGATGGTAGCCGATGAATTCGACATCACCTCGTGTCAGGAACTGGCGGTGGATCACGGGTTTGTCGTGCCGATGCAACTGTTCTGGCCCGGCGCGCCGCACAACCCCGACATGCCGCGCGCCGTGCCGATTTCGGCCAACACGGTGCAGCACCCGATTCCGACGCTGAAACGCGCGCTGGATTTCGGGCGATCCTTGGGCAAGGCGCTGCGGTCCTTTCCCGAAGATGCCAAGATTGTCGTCCTGGGCACCGGGGGCTTGAGCCATCAGCTTGATGGGCAACGCGCGGGCTTCATCAACAAGGACTTCGACCAGTATTGCCTGGAAAATATCGTGCACAACCCCGAGGTGCTGACCAAGATCACCCGCATGGAACTGGTCGAAAAGGCCGGTGCGCAGGGCACCGAATTCCTGATGTGGATGATGATGCGCGGCGCGCTGGGCGACAACGTCACCGAGATCACGCGCAATTATCATATCCCGATTTCAAACACGGCGGCGGGGACATTGCTGCTGGAGTGTCAGGATTGA
- a CDS encoding protocatechuate 4,5-dioxygenase subunit alpha has translation MHDSPGLDHHTHIPGTTIFDGTQAMKGYALNKMCYSFNRKDCRDAFVADEGGYMAKFGLNDEQKTAIRDRNILGMIAAGGNIYYLAKFAGIFKLGVQDVGGMQTGMTTEEFKDFLQKQA, from the coding sequence ATGCACGACTCGCCCGGCCTTGACCACCACACCCATATTCCCGGCACCACGATTTTTGACGGCACGCAGGCCATGAAGGGCTATGCGCTGAACAAGATGTGCTATTCCTTCAATCGCAAGGATTGCCGTGACGCCTTTGTCGCCGATGAAGGGGGCTACATGGCGAAATTCGGCCTGAACGATGAACAGAAAACCGCAATCCGCGACCGCAACATTCTGGGCATGATCGCGGCGGGGGGAAACATCTATTACCTCGCCAAATTCGCCGGAATTTTCAAGCTGGGCGTGCAGGATGTGGGCGGCATGCAGACCGGCATGACGACCGAAGAATTCAAAGATTTCCTGCAAAAACAAGCGTGA
- a CDS encoding amidohydrolase family protein: protein MTNQPQPMDADWLVVHPNPKVPDFVLPAGSVDAHCHVFGPSAQFPYAPERKYTPGDQGKDKLFALRDHLGFARNVIVQATCHGKDNRAVMDACRTAGDLARGIASVGADITRAELAEMHEAGIRGVRFNFVKRLVDATPPEVFLGIADKIQEFGWSTVVYFEAADLERLVPFLNTLPGIIVVDHMGRPDVRKGVDHPDFQRFIDLMANNARIWSKVTCPERLTVAGPPYDDVIPFAQAIVEAFPDRVLWGTDWPHPNLKSHMPDDGALVDFIPKIARTPEQQRKLLVDNPMRLYWAQ, encoded by the coding sequence ATGACCAATCAGCCGCAGCCAATGGATGCCGACTGGCTTGTCGTTCATCCCAACCCCAAGGTGCCGGATTTCGTTCTGCCGGCCGGGTCGGTTGATGCCCATTGCCATGTGTTCGGCCCCAGCGCCCAGTTCCCCTATGCGCCCGAGCGCAAATACACCCCCGGCGATCAGGGCAAGGACAAGTTGTTTGCGTTGCGCGATCATCTGGGATTCGCGCGCAATGTGATCGTGCAGGCGACGTGCCACGGCAAGGACAACCGTGCGGTGATGGATGCCTGTCGCACGGCGGGCGACCTGGCGCGCGGCATTGCCAGTGTCGGTGCCGACATCACCCGCGCGGAACTGGCCGAGATGCACGAGGCCGGGATCCGCGGCGTGCGCTTCAACTTTGTCAAACGTCTGGTCGATGCCACTCCGCCCGAGGTGTTTCTGGGCATTGCCGACAAGATCCAGGAATTCGGCTGGTCCACGGTGGTCTATTTCGAGGCCGCCGATCTCGAACGGCTGGTGCCGTTCCTGAACACGTTGCCGGGGATCATTGTCGTCGATCACATGGGCCGCCCCGATGTGCGCAAGGGCGTTGATCACCCGGATTTCCAGCGCTTCATCGACCTGATGGCCAACAACGCACGGATCTGGAGCAAGGTCACCTGCCCAGAGCGTCTGACCGTCGCCGGGCCGCCCTATGACGATGTGATTCCCTTTGCGCAGGCCATTGTCGAGGCCTTCCCGGACCGCGTGCTCTGGGGCACCGACTGGCCACACCCGAACCTGAAATCCCACATGCCCGATGACGGTGCTTTGGTCGATTTCATCCCGAAAATCGCGCGAACCCCCGAGCAGCAGCGCAAGCTTCTCGTGGACAACCCCATGCGTCTGTATTGGGCGCAATAG
- a CDS encoding LysR family transcriptional regulator, translating to MTPDLPNIRHMRVFLETVRTGSVSLAADLCSLSQPAATQALGRLEAEVGTPLLTRRARRFCVTRCGDLFLQRVAAALEHLHTGARLSLRGPRDGGARRMPYDHRVTSAQLRTLIAVANAGSFTIAARALGLSQPTVHRAARSLEDVAGVPFFQATASGVELTAAAQAFAMGAKLALAEIRQGFEEISKELGHDRGTFILGSLPLARTTIVPRAIHALISGTTGVQVQVIDGRYPELLRSLREGDLDCLIGALRHPAPADDVTQEPLFDDELAIVAHPGHPLAGKRGLTLADTLAYPWVAPPKSTPAGTYLFETLRIEQQPQTPVRVVSSSLVTLRGILAAGEYVSIISRHQISVEEADRHIVPLDVPLANSHRTIGLAYRSSWRPTETQSQMLQHLREQGAAAAQKMHNG from the coding sequence GTGACCCCTGATTTACCCAACATCCGCCATATGCGTGTTTTTCTGGAAACCGTTCGAACGGGCTCCGTGTCGCTCGCGGCGGACCTGTGTTCGCTGTCGCAACCCGCGGCGACGCAGGCCCTCGGTCGGCTTGAGGCAGAGGTTGGAACACCGCTGCTGACCCGGCGTGCGCGGCGTTTCTGCGTGACCCGGTGCGGTGATTTGTTCTTGCAGCGCGTCGCGGCAGCGCTTGAGCATTTGCACACCGGCGCGCGCCTATCGCTCAGGGGGCCGCGTGACGGTGGCGCCCGGCGGATGCCCTATGATCACCGTGTGACCTCGGCGCAGCTTCGCACCTTGATCGCGGTGGCCAATGCCGGCAGCTTCACGATTGCCGCGCGCGCGCTTGGCCTGTCGCAACCCACCGTGCACCGCGCCGCGCGCAGCCTCGAAGACGTCGCCGGAGTCCCGTTCTTTCAAGCCACCGCATCGGGCGTCGAGTTGACCGCGGCGGCGCAAGCCTTTGCGATGGGGGCCAAGCTGGCGCTGGCCGAAATCCGGCAAGGGTTCGAGGAAATCAGCAAGGAATTGGGCCATGATCGCGGCACCTTCATCTTGGGCTCGTTGCCCTTGGCGCGCACCACAATCGTGCCGCGTGCCATCCACGCCCTGATCTCCGGCACGACGGGCGTGCAGGTGCAGGTCATTGATGGTCGCTATCCAGAGCTGCTGCGCAGCCTGCGCGAAGGCGATCTGGATTGCCTTATCGGCGCCTTGCGCCACCCCGCGCCCGCCGATGACGTGACCCAAGAGCCCTTGTTTGACGACGAACTTGCCATTGTCGCGCACCCTGGCCATCCGCTTGCGGGCAAACGCGGCCTGACTTTGGCCGATACCCTGGCCTATCCTTGGGTCGCGCCGCCGAAATCCACGCCCGCCGGCACCTATCTGTTCGAAACCCTGCGCATCGAGCAACAGCCACAAACCCCGGTCCGGGTGGTCTCCTCGTCGTTGGTCACGCTGCGCGGAATTCTGGCCGCAGGAGAGTATGTCTCGATCATCTCGCGCCATCAGATCAGCGTTGAGGAAGCCGACCGCCATATCGTGCCGCTGGATGTGCCATTGGCCAACAGTCACCGGACAATCGGCCTGGCGTACCGCAGCAGTTGGCGGCCGACCGAAACCCAGTCCCAGATGCTGCAGCACCTGCGCGAACAGGGGGCGGCGGCGGCACAAAAGATGCACAACGGATGA
- the ligA gene encoding protocatechuate 4,5-dioxygenase subunit alpha gives MTDKDYEDIPGTFVFDADRSREGYHLNQFCISLRLQKNRDAFNANQEAYLDSYPMTPEQRAAVLARDWNLLLELGGNIYYTSKLAANDGINFQNLAGLMTGMGVDAYREMMLNGGRSIEGNRYKSEWEKK, from the coding sequence ATGACCGACAAAGATTACGAAGACATTCCGGGCACATTCGTGTTTGACGCAGACCGCTCGCGCGAAGGTTATCACCTGAATCAATTCTGCATTTCGCTGCGTTTGCAAAAGAACCGCGATGCGTTCAATGCGAACCAGGAGGCGTATCTTGACAGCTACCCGATGACGCCAGAGCAGCGCGCCGCCGTGCTGGCCCGCGACTGGAACCTGCTGCTCGAACTGGGCGGGAACATCTATTACACCTCGAAACTGGCCGCGAATGACGGGATCAATTTCCAGAACCTCGCGGGGCTGATGACCGGCATGGGCGTTGACGCCTACCGCGAGATGATGCTGAACGGGGGCCGCTCGATCGAGGGCAATCGCTACAAATCCGAATGGGAGAAGAAATAA
- a CDS encoding class III extradiol dioxygenase subunit beta yields the protein MARITAGVGVSHVPAIGVAMDTGITEQPYWQPVFKGFEFSRKWIAEKKPDVVFLVYNDHCTAFDASCIPTFALGAAAEFQPADEGWGPRPVPVVKNHQKLASHIAQSLVLDEFDMTIMNEMEVDHGLTVPLSIMYGERAPDDEWPCLVIPLAVNVVQYPAPTGNRCYQLGKAIRRAIESFPEDLNVIIFGTGGMSHQLQYKRAGLINPEFDTMFLDKLTSDPVGLSKMPHVDYLREAGSEGVEMVMWHVMRGALDEDAVEVHRHYHVPASNTAVGHIILENKTK from the coding sequence ATGGCGCGTATCACCGCAGGCGTCGGGGTCAGCCATGTGCCCGCCATCGGCGTCGCCATGGACACCGGCATCACCGAACAACCCTATTGGCAGCCGGTGTTCAAAGGCTTTGAATTCTCACGCAAATGGATCGCCGAGAAGAAACCGGACGTGGTGTTTCTGGTCTATAACGACCACTGCACCGCGTTTGACGCCTCGTGCATTCCCACCTTCGCGCTGGGGGCCGCCGCTGAATTCCAACCCGCCGACGAGGGTTGGGGCCCGCGCCCGGTGCCGGTGGTCAAGAACCACCAGAAACTCGCCAGCCATATCGCGCAATCGCTGGTGCTGGATGAATTCGACATGACCATCATGAACGAGATGGAGGTGGATCACGGCCTGACCGTGCCACTGTCGATCATGTACGGCGAGCGCGCCCCGGACGACGAATGGCCCTGTCTGGTCATCCCGCTGGCGGTCAACGTGGTGCAATACCCCGCCCCCACCGGCAACCGCTGCTACCAGCTTGGCAAGGCGATCCGCCGCGCGATCGAGAGTTTCCCCGAGGATCTGAATGTGATCATTTTCGGCACCGGCGGCATGAGCCACCAGTTGCAATACAAGCGCGCCGGCCTGATCAACCCGGAATTTGACACGATGTTCCTGGACAAGCTGACCTCGGATCCCGTCGGCCTCAGCAAGATGCCGCATGTGGATTATCTGCGCGAAGCCGGGTCCGAGGGTGTCGAGATGGTGATGTGGCATGTGATGCGCGGCGCGTTGGACGAGGACGCCGTCGAGGTGCATCGCCATTACCATGTGCCCGCCTCTAACACGGCCGTGGGCCATATCATCCTTGAGAATAAAACGAAGTAA
- a CDS encoding Gfo/Idh/MocA family oxidoreductase, which yields MRICVAGAYGAFGIKHLDALSAIEGVTVTSVMGPTRAKIDAMAAQRGIGHAATDLAECLARDDVDAVILATPTQLHAEQAIACMRAGKPVLIEIPMADSLADSQEIARVQTETGVLAMAGQVRRFNPSHQWIHNKIKAGELKIQQMDVQTYFFRRSNMNAKGEARSWTDHLLWHHACHTVDLFQYQTGEVASQCFGLEGPHHPELGIAMDMAIGMKTPSGAICTLSLSFNNDGPFGTFFRYICDNGTYLARYDDLFDGNETPIDLSGVAISNNGIELIDREFISAIQEGRTPNGSVHEVLAAMETLDRIEKSFT from the coding sequence ATGCGGATTTGTGTTGCAGGCGCTTACGGGGCCTTTGGTATCAAACATCTGGACGCGCTCTCGGCGATTGAAGGCGTCACCGTCACCTCGGTCATGGGGCCGACCCGCGCCAAGATCGACGCAATGGCCGCGCAGCGCGGCATTGGCCATGCGGCGACCGATCTGGCCGAATGTCTGGCGCGCGATGACGTCGACGCGGTGATCCTGGCGACGCCGACCCAGTTACACGCCGAGCAGGCGATTGCCTGTATGCGCGCGGGCAAGCCGGTGCTGATCGAAATCCCGATGGCCGACAGTCTTGCGGACAGTCAGGAAATCGCCCGCGTGCAGACCGAAACCGGGGTGCTGGCGATGGCGGGTCAGGTGCGCCGCTTCAACCCCTCGCATCAGTGGATTCACAACAAGATCAAGGCGGGTGAGCTGAAAATCCAGCAGATGGATGTGCAGACCTATTTCTTCCGCCGCTCGAACATGAACGCCAAGGGCGAGGCGCGGTCCTGGACCGACCACCTTCTATGGCACCACGCTTGTCACACGGTTGACCTGTTCCAATACCAGACCGGCGAAGTCGCATCGCAGTGCTTCGGGCTTGAAGGCCCGCACCACCCGGAACTCGGCATCGCGATGGACATGGCAATCGGCATGAAAACCCCATCCGGTGCGATCTGCACCCTGTCGCTGTCCTTCAACAACGACGGCCCGTTCGGCACGTTCTTTCGCTATATCTGTGATAACGGCACCTATCTGGCACGCTATGATGACCTGTTCGACGGCAATGAGACCCCGATCGACCTGTCCGGCGTCGCGATCTCGAACAATGGGATCGAGTTGATCGACCGCGAGTTCATCAGCGCCATTCAAGAGGGCCGCACGCCCAACGGATCGGTTCACGAGGTTCTGGCGGCGATGGAAACCCTGGATCGGATCGAGAAAAGCTTCACCTGA
- a CDS encoding MFS transporter: MTTHPSARATLALLPIIGIPVFLAFANQTMVSVALPEIGSDLGQLRRLPWLVMGYLMALTVAGPLYGVLGDTYGRARMLQSALLVYIAGSLACALASDLTVLSFGRVIQGLGGGGLMSLAQALIADAVPPRERGRAQGYVAMISILASTAGPLVGALMVETLGWRSLFLVTIPLAGLAMFLLHRRKIPRGEVRNARFDSKGFFALLALVIGGTGAIEMGSEAGLSLVVVACAVLGLVGLITLFPTQKRAANPLFPPELFAIPAVLRAALMSAFHGAALVGLITIIPLFHAIMRSDGAFETAMSMLALTMTLGLSGFVTGNLITATGRTALFPSISLIVAIAAIIFLAVFGADLSRWLLLATYSVLGLSFGTVMVVVNTTIQQEAPDKHRGRGGRNGDLLSVHWSGDRHILVNVGPVPAGPVRDGTRRRRGFVRLHHAQSRGHARLAICLCRRVRQYRLLCPGLLVHGAHDALAARRVAIGPNHSRPHSGKGPQPKMARQHGAV; this comes from the coding sequence ATGACCACCCACCCCTCCGCCCGTGCAACACTCGCATTGCTGCCGATCATTGGCATTCCGGTTTTCCTCGCCTTTGCCAATCAGACGATGGTCTCGGTGGCCTTGCCAGAAATCGGCAGCGATCTGGGCCAATTGCGCCGCCTGCCGTGGCTGGTGATGGGGTATCTGATGGCGCTGACGGTTGCCGGGCCGTTGTATGGCGTGCTGGGCGACACCTACGGGCGCGCGCGGATGCTGCAATCGGCGCTGCTGGTCTATATAGCGGGTTCGCTGGCCTGTGCTTTGGCAAGTGATCTGACGGTGCTCTCGTTTGGCCGCGTGATCCAGGGGCTTGGCGGTGGCGGGCTGATGTCGCTGGCGCAAGCCTTGATCGCCGATGCTGTCCCGCCGCGCGAACGTGGCCGCGCGCAGGGCTATGTGGCGATGATCAGCATTCTGGCCTCGACCGCCGGGCCTCTGGTCGGCGCGTTGATGGTCGAAACCCTGGGCTGGCGCAGCTTGTTCCTGGTGACCATCCCGCTGGCTGGCCTGGCGATGTTCCTGCTGCATCGTCGCAAGATCCCGCGCGGTGAGGTGCGCAACGCCCGGTTTGACAGCAAAGGGTTCTTTGCCCTTCTGGCGCTGGTGATCGGCGGAACGGGTGCCATTGAAATGGGGTCCGAGGCGGGCTTGAGCCTTGTCGTCGTGGCCTGTGCCGTTTTGGGGCTCGTCGGGCTCATCACCTTGTTCCCCACGCAAAAACGAGCCGCCAACCCGCTGTTTCCACCAGAGCTTTTCGCCATTCCGGCGGTGCTGAGGGCGGCGCTGATGTCCGCCTTTCACGGCGCCGCGCTGGTCGGGTTGATCACCATCATCCCGCTGTTCCATGCGATCATGCGGTCGGATGGCGCTTTTGAAACGGCGATGTCGATGCTGGCGCTGACCATGACCCTGGGGCTTTCGGGGTTCGTGACCGGCAACCTGATCACCGCAACCGGACGCACGGCGCTTTTCCCCTCGATCTCGCTGATTGTCGCCATCGCCGCGATCATCTTTCTGGCGGTGTTTGGGGCCGACCTCAGCCGATGGCTCCTGCTGGCAACCTATTCGGTTCTTGGCCTGTCGTTTGGCACTGTCATGGTTGTCGTCAACACCACGATCCAACAAGAAGCGCCAGACAAACATCGCGGCAGGGGCGGCCGGAACGGTGACCTTCTTTCGGTCCATTGGAGCGGTGATCGGCACATCCTTGTCAACGTCGGTCCTGTTCCTGCTGGCCCCGTTCGAGACGGGACGCGGCGCAGGCGCGGTTTTGTCAGGCTCCATCACGCTCAATCCCGAGGTCACGCACGCCTGGCAATTTGCCTTTGCCGCCGGGTTCGGCAGTATCGCTTGCTTTGTCCTGGGCTCTTGGTTCATGGCGCTCACGACGCCCTCGCGGCGCGTCGAGTGGCAATAGGGCCAAATCACTCCCGCCCGCATAGCGGCAAAGGACCGCAGCCCAAGATGGCTCGACAACACGGCGCGGTTTGA
- a CDS encoding acyl-CoA thioesterase produces MPHFHSSDYQVSFGDCDPAGIAYYPNMFRWVDKTYHDWLRGFGGHAHLCAELGAVGLGLIDLKAQFRSPLRDGDHLQVVMIGMDWGTRSLLISYQGLVGERLAFEAQETRGVFVQKDGRLSAAPMAALRALAGQ; encoded by the coding sequence ATGCCACATTTTCACAGCTCGGACTATCAGGTCAGCTTCGGTGACTGTGATCCTGCGGGAATTGCCTATTATCCCAATATGTTCCGCTGGGTGGACAAGACCTATCACGACTGGCTGCGCGGGTTTGGCGGTCACGCCCATCTGTGCGCCGAACTTGGCGCCGTCGGTCTGGGGCTGATCGACCTCAAGGCGCAATTTCGCTCGCCATTGCGCGACGGCGATCACCTGCAGGTCGTGATGATCGGCATGGATTGGGGCACACGCTCACTTTTGATTTCCTATCAGGGCCTTGTCGGCGAACGACTGGCCTTTGAAGCGCAGGAAACGCGCGGCGTGTTCGTGCAAAAAGACGGCCGCCTGTCCGCCGCGCCAATGGCGGCCTTGCGCGCGCTGGCGGGGCAGTAA